In Isosphaera pallida ATCC 43644, the sequence TTAGAGGTCGGCGCGATCACCGAATTGCCCGACGGCATCGTGGCCTTCGTCACCCGTCGGGGGGAAATTTGGTTGGTCGCTAACGCCCTGGCCGCCGATCCTCAGCAAGCGAGATTTACCCGTTGGGCGCATGGATTGCACGAGCCGCTGGGACTGGCCTGGCGTGATGGTTGGCTCTACGTCGTCCAGCGCGGCGAGGTCTCCCGCCTCAAAGACACCAACAACGACGGCCAGGCCGACCTGTTTGAGGTGGTCAGTGAGGCCTGGGGAATCACTGGAGATCATCATGAATATAACTTTGGGTCTCAATTCGACAAGGACGGCAATCTTTGGGTGGTATTGTGTTTGACCGGGTCGCACACTAGCGAGGCACCGTTTCGGGGTTGGTGTTTGCGGATCACCCCTGAGGGCGAGGTGATTCCGACCTGTTCGGGGATTCGTTCGCCCGGAGGAATCGGAGCCAATCTGGCCGGTGACATGTTTTACACCGACAACCAGGGATGGTGGAACGGCACTAGCGCGCTGAAGCATCTTCAGCCCGGTAAATTTCTTGGCAATCCGGCGGGCAATCGCTGGTATGAACTGGCTCCCGGAATGGGGCCCCGCCCTGCTGATCCTCATGACAAGAGCCGTTTTCATATCGAGGCGAAGAGGATTCCGGAGTATCTGCCGCCGGCGATTCTCTTTCCTCATGCCAAGGTCGGTCAGTCGGCTTCGGGGATTGCGTGCGACGCGTCGGAAGGAAAGTTCGGCCCTTTCGCCGGACAGTTGTTTGTCTCGGATCAGACGTACAGCCTGATCAACCGCGTCTTTTTGGAGAAGATTGACGGTCTGTATCAGGGCGCGTGTTTCCCGTTCCGCGAAGGGTTCAGTTCGGGTAACGTGCCGACAATTCAGGCGAGCGACGGCTCGTTGTTGGTGGGTGGAACCAATCGGGGCTGGGGGTCGCGCGGCACCAAACCGTTCGCGTTGGAACGTCTGATTTGGTCCGGCAAGACGCCGTTTGAAGTCAAGGAAATGCGAATTCGCCCTTGGGGGTTCGATCTGATCTTCACCCTGCCGGTCGATCGCACTACGGCGGCCGATCCGGCCTCCTATGCTCTCAAGACCTACACGTACATTTACCAGGCAGGTTACGGCAGTCCCGAGGTGGACGCCACCACTCCGATCATCGCTGCTGCGGAAGTGTCTGACGACGGTCTGACCGTTGCTCTGAAGGTCGAAGGTCTCCAAATCGGTCATGTTCACGAGCTGGATTTGCCCGGTGTGAGATCGGCACGCGAAGGGTGGCCGCTGCTGCATCCCAAAGCTTATTACACCCTCTGGAAAATCCCAGTTGAATGATCATACTAAATCAATATGATGAAACGCTATGAGTTCTACGGTTGCCATTCCAGCTCACGGCCGTTTGTTTCGAGGTTTCAAACGGCCGTGGGTGAGGGAGAGCGTCAGTTGTCAGAGTCGTCAGCAGCGGCGCTGTTGTTGGGGTTGGCCGGTTCATAGGAGGTGGTGGAGGGGGAGTCGCCGGTTCCGACGCCGTTGAGGAAGGCCAACACAGCGAAAAGGAAGATCAAAAAGATCAGAACGACCCTTGGCGATTGAGTGGGGTGAGCGAAGCATCGGGCTTCGCTTGGGTCGGGGTCGTTGAGGCTGGAGGCGGGGCGGTGGCTGGCGGGAATTGGGACAGGCGGACGAGCCAGCGCCACCAGGTGGGGGCTATGCGGGTTGAGGTGAAAGGCGCGGGTGGCCAGCGTCAGCTTGCGACGCCGTCTCAAAGGCAGGAGGCATAGACAGAGGCGAACGAGGGCGTCGATCTCGGCGGGTGAACCCGGTCGATCAATCACCACCTGTTGACCTCGCAACAGCGCCGCGGCGATCCGGGCGGCCTGGGGATCAAGGTCAGCGGGTAGATCCGGGAACGGAACCGGTGTCACCATGCCAACCTGTTTGGGCCAGGGCGAGCGGAGGTCATCAGGACCGAAGTCGCGTCGCAAGAGAGGCTCAAGAGTGAACGGGTCGTAGAAGAGCTTGCGGGCTTGATTGGGGCTGAGAAACAGGGCGTGAAAGCCCATCGCCCCTGGTCGTCCCCGATCGTCGGCACCGGGGCTGAAGGGGGCGACGACCATCCAGGTCCCATCGGCGAGCCACTGGGTGACCAGACCAAACTCGGTTTCCTCAATCCCTCGCGCAGGTTCTCCAAAGCGTTGGGCCGTCTCCTTGAGAGCAGTTTGCCAGGTCGGTCGGCAGCCTGGGGAGTATCCAAGCATCGCGTAGCCACCACCACGGAAGGGAAAGCTGCCGTAGGCGGCCTGCTCCAGTTCGAGCCGAATGGCGGGCTTGGGTTTGCCCAGCACGGCCGACCATTCAGGTGGGCGGTGCCAGGGCCGGGGACCGCTAAGAGGTGAGAGCCCCGACGTCGTCGGTTCTGGTTCGGAATCCTGAGACGGGGTGATCAAGTCAGTGGGAGGGGAGTTGGGAATGGTCATAAGCGATGCCCAGTCCGGTAGAGGAAGTCGAGCCGGACGAAGTCGGCTTGACGTGTCCTTGAGTTGCGAGCAAGGTGGGGTGGAAGCCTGAGGAGTCGATCACCTCAAGGCCATGCCTTGGCCCAGGGGGAGCAGTGGCTCATTCCGGCTTGGGCAGGGAAGGAAGGTTGAAGTCGGACTCGAACACCAGGAGGGTCTTGCCGCCCCCGGCCGGCCGGATGGTGGTCGAGAGCAGCTTCATTGCCAGCGGGTCGTCCTTGGCGGAGTAAAGGGTGTAGATATCCCTTGAACCAAGGAATCCATGTTTGGTGATCGTGATAGCGACTGGGTCGCCCCGCTTCCAGACCACGGGTTTGGGGAAGGTGTAATCCCAAACCGGACTGGAGGTTCCAGGGATCGTGGGGCTAGGCCCGTAGGTGACCCCGCCGACTTCAATGGTCACCGACAAGTCGGGATTGCTGCCCACGCTGTCCTCAACCTGGCCCCGCTTGAGAGTCACCTGGTATTCATGGGGTTCGGAAATCTTCCGAATCCAATCCAGATAGGCCTGCGCGGCGGCGGTGAACCGCCCGTTGGGATGGACTCGCAGATAATCATTGAGCCGTCGGGCACCTTCATCCAGATCGTTCGGAAACTCACGGATATGTTGATACGCTTGGCGATATGAGTGAAGATCCCATTCTTTGAAGATTTCGCTCTTGGCTTGAAGTGCTTCGGTCAGGTGCCGTCCGCCACTGGCATAGGTTTTGAGGTAGGCGTCGTATTTCTCGATGCGGGCGGCGAACTGGGTGGGGAAGCGACGGGAGAACTCGACGGCTGAGGTGAAGTCGCGGTCGTCCATCCGGGCGGTGAATTTGGCGATGAGTTCCTCGGCTTCGACGCGGTAAATTGATTGGGGATGCTCTTCGAGGAAGGTTCGCGTTCGATCCAGCAGGTCGCCGAGATCGGCGTTAGGCAGTTCCGCGGCGCGTCGGATTGAGTCGAGGCGTTGCTTGTCGCGGGTGGACTGGCGTTCGGTGCGGAACTGGATGAGGGCGTTCGCCAATCTAATGGCTTCCTCGCGGTGGGGTGAGTCAGGGAATTCCCGCAGGAAGCTGCGGAGGTCATCGATTTGCCGGCTGGGGTCGTCGTCTGGCAGTTCGGCTTCGGCGCGGAGCAGACGCCACCGGTCGTCGTGGCGGCGTTTGGCTTGCACTTCTTCAATCTGACCAATCTCGGCAATGCGCTCGGGGGCCAGTTCCTTGAGTTCGATCAGCCGATTCTCGCGATCCGGGTCGGAGCGTCCCGCCAGGACGCGGGCTTTCTCCGCTTGAATTTGGGCGTCGCGGCCGCGTTCCAACGCCTCGTTGTAGCGTGCGGGGAAGAGCCAGCGGAAGGTGGGGTGCCACTGACGGAACTCTTCCCAGCGGCGGGCGACGGCCTGGGCGGGGTTCTTCTCGGCCTCGAAGCGGCGGGCCATTTCGTAACCCGCGAGGTCGTAGGCCACTAGCGCCGCGGCGGTGGCCACCAGGAGGAGCAACGCGGTGCCCAAACGTCGGGCCAGCCGGGCGCGTCCCAGTTTGTTGAGGCGTTTGCGGTAGGCGGCGGCTTGGGGCGATTCGGGATAACGCCGCTCGAACGACTTGACGCAACGGGACAGCCGGACGTAGTCGTGGGGCGCGAGATCCCAGAGCCAATCGAGTTGGTCGCGGTCGATGGTTTCGAGTTTGGAGGCGACCCAGAGCAGGGGGGCATCCAATCCTTGGGGTTCAAGTTCGGCCGGTGGCGACCCGTCCTCGCCGCCGGAGGGACCATACGCGCTGACGGCGAAGGTGGCCGCGTCGGGGGCATTGTGCTTAATGGCGTGCAGGGTCATGCCGAACCGCTTTTCCAGCAGGGTTTCAACAGGGATGGGGCCCTGGGTGGCCACCACGCGGTCGTACTTGGTGACGACGATGGCGATGGGACGTTGGACTTTGAGGGTGCGTGACTGCTCCAGGTAGGTTTCCAGCAGACCTTCGACCTCTTGTTGGCGTCGGAGCCGCTCGGCAGGTTCGGTGGAGCCGGTGGGGTCTAGGCAGAAGAGAACTGCGTCGCAGTCGGCAAAGAAGTCCAGAATCGGCTCGTTGCTGCCAAGGGTCACGTGTTCACCCTGGTAGTCTTTGACGATGAGGTCATAGCGAGCTGAGCCGTGATAGAGCCGAAGCTTGAGTTCGGTTTCCGAGAGGGTACCCGCAGGGGGTTCGCCAGCCTCGATGCGGGCGATCTTCTCCGCGAGGTATTCGGCGGTTTCTGGTTCGGGGGCCGAGAGTCGCAAGTCGGGCACCTGGCCGGTTGACGCCTGGCGGTAGAACATCGCCAGCAAGGTGGTTTTGCCGACGTTGCGATGGCCGAACAGCCCGACTTTGCGGGGCGCAGTCAGATGACGTTCCAAATGGTCCAGAATTTCCCGGGCAGTGGGGTCGGCCATGCCGAAAACGCTCCGTCTCGGAATCGAAGGCCAGGCGAAACCCACGCGACTTCAACTCGGAAAGCCGCCCGGTTCGCCTTGGGTGCGACGCGGACGAGGGGAAAGAGAAAGTGGGAACAAGCGGGGAATTAGGTCGTGGTTGGTTCAAGGAGGGGAACGGAAATCGAAACGTTTCCCAACCAACCCGAGTTCAACTCCATCCAACCGCCCCAATCGGGATAGGAGCGCGTTGAATTCTAGTATGACCGGGATACCGGAAGGCTCAAGCCCGACCTGACGCGCCGATGGAAGGGTTGGCGGAACGGCCGCGACGTCGCAGCCATTGAATTGGCCAGAGGATTGGGGTCAGGGCGGTTCGTAACGGCAAACCGACCAAGACGAGGAGGGCCATCACCGCCACGGTGAGGGCAGCGAAGAGACCGAGGATTCGGGTGAGCCAGCCGGTCAGGCCGAGACGTTGCTCGATCACCCCTTCCAAGCCCGTCATTGCTCCCGAGGCGACTGCGCCGGCGACCGCCACGCCAGCTTCGGCCAGCACCCGCGCTCCGTATTCGGTAACGTGGCCCACTGAATCGACGAATTGTTCAGGATTGGCCAGATAAAGGCTCAAAACGCCCGCCGCCGCCAGTTTCTTGCGGTGGGCCAAGATCGTGTTGGTGTAGAATTCCCAACCGGGTCGCCCAGTCTTGCGTAAAACGTCGATGGCTTCGGGCCCTTCGCGAACAATCACCTCAGCCACGTCGGGGCCATACGCCCGGACTGCCGCCAAGCCCTGGGGTCCCAGGGAATCGATGAGCGCCGCGGGATTTCCCGGCGTGGCTCGAACCAGGTCGCCGGCGGTCTCACCCAGTTCGACCAGCATCTTTTTTTCGGCCGGTGCGAGTCGCGCGAACGCTTCGGCGAGCTGGGCGTCCCCTTTGCTGAGCGCCTTGAAACGTTGGTCCAGTCCCAGTTCGCTTGGCGAGTTCATGGCTCGTCCACCGCGGGCTGCGGCTTGGGTGGTCAAGTCGTTGTAGTTGCGGAGCATGGTCTCGAATGACTGATTCGTCGCGCGCAACGCCATCGAACCGGTCGCTTCGGAAGTCTCGCGTCCCGTGACGCGGGCTTTGGTGACGATGAGTTCCATCAGCTTGTCGTACAAGCGGGTCTTCACGTCGGCCTGGGCCGAGGTGGGCGCGAGTGTCAGAAGACCCCAGATCAACGCAATCCCGAGCGAAGTCCGCGACGCGGGACCGCGATGAATCCAGGTCAAACAAGGGAAAGCCAACCGAACGCGCATCAGTGGGGACTCCGTCTCCGAAGCGGGATTCGGGGGAAGGGTTGAGACAAGCTAGACAAGAAGAACAAAGCAAAACCGCGAAGGGGGTTGTCAAGGATATTCAACGCGGCGGCAACGACAGACTCCCACGAACTAGGTCCAGCCGGAGCCCGAGGTTCAGGTTGGGGACGCGATTATTCATTCGATGCCGTGCGTGAGGGATGCGGAGCGCGACGGGATTGGAGATATTCTTCCATCTTCGAGATTGCTACAATTCCCACCCCGGCCGCGATCAAGTTGTCACTCATATACTTGGTGCCCCGGATGGCGATGGGGCGAACCGTCTCAACCCCGGAGTGAAGCAACCGCACTGGGGCGAACCGGGCGAGGTTGATCCGGAGCTTGGCGGCCAGGGGCCGGGCGAGATCGGCCATTTCACCGGGGGTGAGTTTGGGAAGGACTTCGGGCAGGCGTTTCAGAGTGGCGAACAGGCCGCCGGCTTGCTCGACTGCCAACCGGCGTCCAGTCCAACCGAGGACGTCACGCGCGGGATGGCCGGTCATTCGTGTCGTTGCGCCCTCGCCGACTTCGCGCAGGGTCGCCCTGGCGGAGGAACGCAGGTTGGTCCGCGCCGCTTCAATCGCCGCGACTCCTTCGGGTTGGAGGCTACCTAGGCTCACCACGTCCATGATGATGAAGGCCACGTCGAAGAGGGCGAAGGTGAGTTCGCCCATGGATGGGGTCCAGCCCCGCGACAGGACGTTGGCAAGGTTGACTACCTCATAGAGAGGCAGGAGTTCCTGAGGTTGCAAGCCTTCAGCCGCATGAAGCCAGGCGACTCGTTCCATCCCCTCGTCCTTGATCGTTTGAATGACGCCTTGACCACTCTCGCGACCGATCGCCATCAAGCCCTGGATGAAGACTTGCGACAGGGACGGGTCGGGATTCTCCTTGAGCTTCTGGAGCGTTTCGGGAATCTGATCGACTCGGGCGATGGGGGGAATCACCGCTGGACCGTAGGTTTTGAGGATCAAGCGGAAGTCGGCGTCGTCCGCGTACTTGCTGAGGATGCGGTACCCTTCCTGTCCATGAACCGCCATTGCGCGGACCGCCTGGTTGGCTAGGGTTGGATCGCTCTCAAAAGCGGACACAATGGGGACGGCCCACGAACCGACTTGTCTCAACGCCTTCTCGCCCTCCTCCCCGTACCGGGAGACGAATCGGAGACCTTGGGGTGCTCCGCCTACCTCCTTGACCAAGTTGACAGCCGCCACATGCCGAATCAGCCGCGCCAGGTCGTCGGGACGACGAATCCGAAGTAATTGATCGAGGTCGTCCGAGTTGGCCTCGATGAGGGTCAAGACGTCGTTGAGCGGCGGGTGGTCGCCGATTTCTTGAATCAGATCCCCGTACAGGCAGACCAGGATAAATCCACTGATGCCTCGGACCCGGTATGCCTCCATCGCCAGCGGTCCATGAAGCCGCAAGCCCCGGACCGCGATGCGCAAGTCGGCTCCCCTCGATTCGAGGTCGGCGAAGCTGAGGATGGCCAACACGTCGCCTAGACGCTCGGGGGTGTCCCGCCAGTCGTTGATCAGATCGAGAACCCCTTGGGGGTCGGTGAGCAGGAGGGGCAAGGCGTTGGGATATTCGGCGGCCGCTTTGCGGGCCGCGCGGGGAAGTGAGGCCACGGCGTTGACGAGTGCGCGGCGATCCTGATGGTCGGTCAACTTGGTTCCAAAGTAGTCCCGCCATTGCAGCAGGATGGTGGCGGCCGCGTCGTCATCCCGCAATGCGTCGCGGAGGGTGCGAAACTCGGTGGGATGGGACTCGTACAGAGTGACCGCGTTGAGATCCAGCGCTTCGAGCAGCTTAAGGCCCCGGAGTCCGTCGGTCGCCTCGATGCGAACCGCGGTATAGGCGTACTTGTCGAGCATCCTCAAAGCGAGTTCGGCGTCGTTGGCTGTGGCCCATGAGCGGGCTGCCCACGCGACGCGGATGGCGTCCAGTTCCGTCAAGGCGTGCTGGGCAACCATCGGTGTTTGGTCGGAAATCCCCGACTGGGAGGCGTTTTGAGGGCTGGACCGATTCGCCGTGGTGATGTTCAGACGCGCGGAGAGGGCAAGGTGAGACGCCAGTTTCAGCGTCGCTCCCAATGCGGCCAGAAGGATGACCAAGGCGAACAAGCGTTTCATCACCTCCACCTTCTCCGATCCAAGAGGCCGTCGCTTCGGACTCGTCGCGTGACGGATGGGTGACGAATCGCGGGCTCAACACCGCTTAGGACGGATCGAGCATTTTCTATGCTATGCCCGGCACCGGGAATTCGTCAACGCGGAACGAGCGGTTCCATTCGGCACCACGACCAGTTCGAGTCGCATACCTTCAGGCCGTGGTTTCACGCAGGGAATTTCGATGGTCGGAGGTGTTTCTTGCGAGAGAAGTGAGAAATTAAAGCGGATCGGATGGAGACGCCGCAGTGTCCCGCGCTACAGCCAGGGGGTTCATTCGAGCGTGTTTCAACCAAGTCTGCCCACAA encodes:
- a CDS encoding DUF7133 domain-containing protein; amino-acid sequence: MCPHLQVTTALLVAVAGTATVMAQERPSEADFYPLLTYTLPPNEVLEVGAITELPDGIVAFVTRRGEIWLVANALAADPQQARFTRWAHGLHEPLGLAWRDGWLYVVQRGEVSRLKDTNNDGQADLFEVVSEAWGITGDHHEYNFGSQFDKDGNLWVVLCLTGSHTSEAPFRGWCLRITPEGEVIPTCSGIRSPGGIGANLAGDMFYTDNQGWWNGTSALKHLQPGKFLGNPAGNRWYELAPGMGPRPADPHDKSRFHIEAKRIPEYLPPAILFPHAKVGQSASGIACDASEGKFGPFAGQLFVSDQTYSLINRVFLEKIDGLYQGACFPFREGFSSGNVPTIQASDGSLLVGGTNRGWGSRGTKPFALERLIWSGKTPFEVKEMRIRPWGFDLIFTLPVDRTTAADPASYALKTYTYIYQAGYGSPEVDATTPIIAAAEVSDDGLTVALKVEGLQIGHVHELDLPGVRSAREGWPLLHPKAYYTLWKIPVE
- a CDS encoding TRAFAC clade GTPase domain-containing protein, which encodes MADPTAREILDHLERHLTAPRKVGLFGHRNVGKTTLLAMFYRQASTGQVPDLRLSAPEPETAEYLAEKIARIEAGEPPAGTLSETELKLRLYHGSARYDLIVKDYQGEHVTLGSNEPILDFFADCDAVLFCLDPTGSTEPAERLRRQQEVEGLLETYLEQSRTLKVQRPIAIVVTKYDRVVATQGPIPVETLLEKRFGMTLHAIKHNAPDAATFAVSAYGPSGGEDGSPPAELEPQGLDAPLLWVASKLETIDRDQLDWLWDLAPHDYVRLSRCVKSFERRYPESPQAAAYRKRLNKLGRARLARRLGTALLLLVATAAALVAYDLAGYEMARRFEAEKNPAQAVARRWEEFRQWHPTFRWLFPARYNEALERGRDAQIQAEKARVLAGRSDPDRENRLIELKELAPERIAEIGQIEEVQAKRRHDDRWRLLRAEAELPDDDPSRQIDDLRSFLREFPDSPHREEAIRLANALIQFRTERQSTRDKQRLDSIRRAAELPNADLGDLLDRTRTFLEEHPQSIYRVEAEELIAKFTARMDDRDFTSAVEFSRRFPTQFAARIEKYDAYLKTYASGGRHLTEALQAKSEIFKEWDLHSYRQAYQHIREFPNDLDEGARRLNDYLRVHPNGRFTAAAQAYLDWIRKISEPHEYQVTLKRGQVEDSVGSNPDLSVTIEVGGVTYGPSPTIPGTSSPVWDYTFPKPVVWKRGDPVAITITKHGFLGSRDIYTLYSAKDDPLAMKLLSTTIRPAGGGKTLLVFESDFNLPSLPKPE